From Nicotiana tabacum cultivar K326 chromosome 22, ASM71507v2, whole genome shotgun sequence, one genomic window encodes:
- the LOC107801997 gene encoding immune-associated nucleotide-binding protein 9-like produces MGGSAVNDDWEFTKNEARTLVLLGRTGNGKSATGNSIIGKKEFTSKYSSSGVTSTCELESAQLDDGLTINVIDTPGLFDFSGEPEVIGKEIVKCMDLAKDGIHAVLLVLSVRTRFSREEQAAVQSFQEFFGNKISDYMIVVFTGGDELEESDETLDGYLGGCDCPEPLSETLKLCDNRKVLFDNKTKDPTKKAKQQKELLSLVNLVLEKNDGVPYTNELFKELQAMRISYLIGDAVHEKNETTEPIPKYYEEKYTGLTVEVTNKLMEVTQRLVEQLATERAERVVAELKAKNAQSKFEDEIRVFRKRLDSAQRDTEEANRRMNEKRCHIL; encoded by the exons ATGGGTGGAAGTGCAGTTAATGATGATTGGGAATTTACTAAAAATGAAGCTCGGACACTAGTTCTGCTGGGCCGCACCGGTAATGGAAAAAGTGCGACAGGCAATAGCATTATTGGAAAAAAAGAATTCACGTCAAAGTACAGTTCTTCTGGTGTTACAAGTACTTGTGAACTTGAGAGTGCTCAATTAGACGATGGACTGACTATTAATGTGATCGATACTCCTG GGTTGTTTGACTTTTCTGGTGAGCCTGAAGTTATTGGCAAAGAAATTGTTAAGTGCATGGATTTGGCCAAGGATGGGATCCACGCTGTTCTTTTAGTTTTGTCTGTGCGAACTCGGTTTTCTAGAGAAGAGCAAGCCGCGGTGCAGAGCTTTCAGGAGTTCTTTGGTAACAAAATTAGTGATTACATGATTGTAGTCTTCACTGGAGGAGATGAGCTTGAAGAAAGTGATGAGACTTTGGACGGTTACTTAGGTGGCTGTGACTGCCCTGAGCCTTTAAGT GAAACTCTTAAGCTGTGTGATAATAGGAAAGTACTTTTTGACAACAAGACTAAAGATCCCACAAAGAAAGCCAAACAACAGAAAGAACTTCTTTCACTTGTGAATTTGGTTTTGGAGAAGAATGATGGTGTACCATATACAAATGAATTGTTCAAGGAATTACAG GCCATGAGGATTAGTTACTTGATTGGTGATGCTGTGCACGAGAAAAATGAAACGACGGAACCAATTCCAAAGTATTATGAGGAGAAATATACGGGACTAACTGTAGAG GTTACGAATAAGCTGATGGAGGTCACGCAAAGGCTTGTAGAGCAATTGGCTACGGAGCGTGCTGAGAGGGTAGTAGCTGAACTGAAAGCTAAAAATGCTCAATCCAAATTTGAGGATGAGATTCGCGTGTTCAGAAAACGTTTGGACAGTGCTCAACGGGATACTGAGGAAGCTAACCGTCGTATGAATGAGAAACGCTGCCATATTTTATAa
- the LOC107801996 gene encoding immune-associated nucleotide-binding protein 1-like: MGGNAMNNDREFTRNNGERTPLVGRTGNGKSGTGNSILGRTAFRSMHCSSGVTTTCQLQRTQLDDGNILKVIDTPGYLIQQDKMGGSAMNNDPEITTDNGDRTLLLVGRTGDGKSATGNSILGRTAFRSMHCSSGVTTTCQLQWSQLDDGNMLNVIDTPVTDMADAVETVGLFNISRGPDYVLNELVKCIDLANDGVHAVLLVLSIRTRFSREEQATFQSFLDLFGSKISDYMIVVFTGGDEFDENDETLDDYLGLCPEALQGTLSMCGERRVLFDNKTKDPKKVADQLSNLLLHVNFVVEKNGGKPYTSDLFKDLKVNSNLLLDIKHLEEEVAKERVARLEAEESAEIAQKKLEYTSRLMRASLERPRQMATEELQASNLRLPGMCLIL, translated from the exons ATGGGTGGAAATGCAATGAACAATGATCGGGAATTTACTAGAAATAATGGAGAACGGACACCACTTGTTGGTCGTACAGGTAATGGAAAAAGTGGAACGGGCAATAGTATTCTTGGAAGAACTGCATTCAGGTCAATGCATTGCTCGTCTGGTGTTACAACTACTTGTCAGCTTCAGCGGACTCAATTAGACGACGGAAACATACTGAAAGTTATTGATACCCCTG GTTATTTGATTCAACAAGATAAGATGGGTGGAAGTGCAATGAACAATGATCCGGAAATTACTACAGATAATGGAGACCGGACACTACTTCTTGTTGGGCGTACAGGTGATGGAAAAAGTGCAACGGGCAATAGTATTCTTGGCAGAACTGCATTCAGGTCAATGCATTGCTCTTCTGGTGTTACAACTACTTGTCAGCTTCAGTGGTCTCAATTAGACGACGGAAACATGTTGAATGTGATCGATACCCCTG TTACTGATATGGCTGACGCTGTGGAAACTGTAGGACTGTTTAATATATCCCGTGGGCCTGATTATGTTCTAAATGAACTTGTTAAATGCATCGATTTGGCCAACGATGGTGTCCATGCTGTACTTCTAGTTCTGTCCATAAGAACTCGGTTTTCAAGAGAAGAACAAGCTACTTTTCAAAGCTTTTTGGACCTCTTTGGGAGCAAAATTAGTGACTACATGATCGTGGTATTCACTGGAGGAGATGAgtttgatgaaaatgatgagacTTTGGATGACTACTTAGGTCTTTGCCCCGAAGCCTTACAG GGAACTCTCAGCATGTGTGGAGAAAGACGAGTGCTTTTTGACAATAAGACTAAGGATCCAAAAAAGGTAGCTGACCAATTGAGTAATCTTCTTTTGCATGTGAATTTTGTTGTAGAAAAGAATGGTGGAAAACCATACACAAGCGACTTGTTCAAGGATTTAAAG GTTAATTCTAACCTTCTGTTGGATATTAAGCATCTTGAAGAAGAAGTGGCAAAGGAGCGTGTTGCTCGGCTTGAAGCAGAAGAAAGTGCAGAAATAGCTCAAAAGAAATTGGAATATACGAGTCGTTTGATGAGAGCTAGCTTGGAGAGACCACGTCAAATGGCGACTGAGGAACTCCAAGCATCAAATCTGAGACTACCTGGAATGTGTCTTATTTTATGA